A genomic region of Zea mays cultivar B73 chromosome 6, Zm-B73-REFERENCE-NAM-5.0, whole genome shotgun sequence contains the following coding sequences:
- the LOC100282927 gene encoding RAB5-interacting protein, translating to MAKARSLAKQKQAQQSNGGGGHALSSKLARYLDPEASLDKDQLLDAVHWIRQAVGLICGLLWGAVPLVGAVWIALFMAISTGIIYWYYTYLLKVDEEEYGGHGALLQEGLFASFTLFLLSWTLVYSLAHF from the exons ATGGCCAAGGCCAGGTCGTTGGCGAAGCAGAAGCAGGCGCAGCAATCaaacggcggcggcggccacgCGCTGTCCTCCAAGCTCGCCCGGTACCTCGACCCGGAGGCCTCCTTGGACAAG GACCAACTGCTGGACGCGGTGCACTGGATCCGCCAGGCGGTGGGGCTCATATGCGGCCTGCTCTGGGGAGCCGTCCCCCTCGTCGGCGCCGTCTGGATCGCACT ATTTATGGCCATCTCGACTGGCATTATCTATTGGTACTACACCTACTTGCTGAAGGTTGACGAGGAGGAATATGGAGGCCATGGGGCGCTTCTTCAGGAGGGTCTTTTCGCTTCATTCACCCTTTTCCTG CTTTCGTGGACTCTAGTATACAGTCTGGCTCACTTCTGA